In the Trinickia acidisoli genome, AAGTCGAGTTCCGGCATCCAAAACAAGGCCTCGACGCGCTCGCGCAAAGCGACGGCCCGCGCCGCATAACGCGCGGCATCTTCGCTCAACCCGCGCTGCGTCGCGAATTCGGCCATCGTATCGAAGGCCGCGCACGCGTAGGCCTGAACCTCGACGAGCGCGATCGGGCCTTCGGGCATGCGTCCGTCCGCATGGAACACCGAATCGTGACTGTCCTTCCATCCTTGGTTGGCCAAGCCGCGATCCGACTCGCAGCGGTAATCGAGCAGGCCATGGGGATTCTTGTCGCAAACGGTCGACACCCATTGCGCCGCGCGTTCGAGCGCCGGCCACAACTCTCCGATAAGGGCATGATCGCCCGTACGCGCCGCATACGCGCCCGCGAGCACGATGAACAGCGGCGTGGTGTCCACACCGCCGTAGTAAAGCGCAAAGGGCACCTCGCCGGTCGCGGCCATTTCGCTCTTGCGCATCTCGTGCATGATCTTGCCCGTGGCGGCGTCGCGAAACTTCGAATCCTCGCGCGCTTGATGCTCGGCGAGAAAACGCAGCACGCCGCGCGCAAGCCACGGCTGCAGCCATAACGTCTGCAACGAGGTGACGACCGCATCGCGCCCGAATGGTGTCGAGAACCACGGAATGCCCGCGTAGGGATAGGGGCCCGTCGGCAAATCCGTGGTCAAAAGGCTGAGGTCGGCAAATGAACGGTCGAGCCAGGCGTTGAACAAAGGATTGCTCGAGCGCAGTCGCGCCGTCGCTCGGCGGCGTTCGCGCATCGACAAGTGCGCGTTCGCCAGCGCCGCGCGCACGGCCGCCCGCCCTACGCGAGGCCGCACCGCGTCGATCTGCGTCAGGTGCGCGGGATGCGAACTATGCGGCGGCAGCGCAACTTGCACGCGGGACAGCTCGGCGCCTCCTTCGGTCGACACGGCATGCGCGTGCGCGGCGACCGACAAATAGACCGACACGCATGCATGCGCCGGCAGTTCGACGGTGTAATCGGCACGGTCGGCAAAAAGCTGATTCGGCGCCGGCGCGAATGCGATGTCCACGCGCCGCAGAACGTGATCGAGCCCGACGTAAGCGAGCCGCACGTCGTCCCGCCCCACTTGAGGCGTTTCGGTCGTGCCGTGCTGCGCGCGCTTGAGGCCACGCACCTCGAACATATCCTTGAAATCGCTGGCGAAGGAAATCGACAGCGGCACGACGGCATCGGTAAAGCCGTAGTTCGTCAACGTGATCGCTTCATAGAGCACCGTGCCGCTCAGCACGCGCAGCCGCTCCACGTGGATCACGCCTTCGGGCGTGCCTTCGCCGCCGAGCGGGGGCAGCGGATTATTCGTGAGATGCGCGGTGAACGACGCGTTGTCGTTGCTGACGTTGCCGGACAGGAGCGACGGCGCCCGCCCGCCGAACGTCAGGCGCAGTTGCGACAGCATGCGCGTGTCGTTGACGAACAGGCCGTCGTCGAGGCCATTGATGTCGCCGAGCGGATCGTTCACGACGAACGTATCGCCCGACTTCAGCACGTATTGGCTCGTGCGCGCGATGTAGGGGTGCTCGGGCGCGATGAACGCGCCTGCTTGGTCGCCGTGCAGCGGCGCGCCCGTTTGCGTGGGGGTGTCATTCAGTGCTTCGGTGTCGAGCATCGTCTCGCTCCTGTTCGAAGGGGGTGCTTCACGCCGACTCCATGCCTTGCGGCCGTTGGCTTGCCTCGATTGTAGGAAGCGACGCGTGAAGGAAACAACCGGTCAAACCGATCTTGCATCGCTCGCCGATTCATGCAAGCGCGGTGCCCGCGCTTAGCGGCCGCGATTCATTCGCTGTCGCTGAGAAACTCGTCGACGTGGCGATTGAACGCGCTCGGATGCGCGAGGTTCATGCCATGCGACGCACCGCGTATCGTATGGCGCCGCACGTCCGGCAGCCAGCCTTCGAGCATGTCGACGTTGCGCCGGAACAGATCCGGGCTCTTTTCTCCGTCGATCAGCATCGTAGGGCACCGCAAGCTCCAGGCGGCCTCGCGCGTGTAGGCGGGCAACGGGTCCTGAAACTGCAACGGCAATGTCAGCGCGTTGTCGAGCGCCATCGTCCGAAACGCTTGCGTGCTCTTCGCCCACGAACCGACGCGGCTCACCGAGTCGACGAATAATTGCAACCCGGCCTCCGGATCGCCCCGCTCCACCCACTGCGCGGCCCGCGCGCGAAGCGGATTGACGGTATCGGGCAGCACGGCGCGCGCCTGCCCCAGCGACGACAACGGACCGCCTGGATCGGCAAGCGTCAGCGTACGCAAGTGCTGGGGATGTCGGACCGCGAATTGGAACGCCACGGCGCCGCCGCGCGAATGCGCCACGACGTGCGCGGGGCCGCCGTCGAGCTTTTCCAGAAATTGGGCGATTTCGTCGGCATGCTTGCTCCAACTGAACGGCACCGTACGCGGCAAGCCGGCCAGCGGCCAATAGTGAGTCAAGCTCACGGCGACGCAGCGGTAACGCGCGGACAAACCGGCAAGCTGCGGTTGCCAATATCGATAGTCGCAAAGCGAGCCGTGCACGAACAGCACGAGCGGACCGTCACCGCGCTCGATGTAAGGCATTCGTAACTCGCCATCGAGATCGACGAAGCGAACGGCGTCGTCCGGGGCGACCGCGGCTCGGCGAGAGGCGGCGACCGGACCTGCCAACGGTTCGACCTCGCTCATGCGTCGAAACGCAGTTCGGCGTCCACCGACTGGCCCACGGCTAGCGTGTCGCCGGCACCGCCGATGACGATTGCGTTCTGTCCAAAGGTGACCGCACCGTCGACTCGGCTGTCGGAACGGTAGGGGCTCATCGTATCGGTGGGCTCGTTCGGCCAGCGCGGATCGGGCGCGCCGCGTGCTTGATCGATGGTCGGCATCGGGCAGCGCGTACAAGGCTTGACGATGCGCAGTTCGACGTTGCCATCGGCGGCCTCGACGCGCAGCGCATCCGTGTAATCCTCCTCGTAAGCTTCGATACCGGCCAGAACCAGATTCGGTCTGAAACGGTTCATCGGAATCGGATCGATCCCTTTACCGGTCAAGCGCGCATTGAGATCGCCGAGCGAAGCTTCGCCGAGCACGAGCAGCGGATAGCCATCGGCAAAGCGTACCTTCGCCTCGACGTCGCCCGTCCACGTGCGGCTCGCGGTACGCTCGAAACCGGGATTGAAGCGCACGAGGCGCACCGAGGCTCCCAGGAAATCCGAAAACCAGCGCGCGGCTTCGTCTCCCGCATCGAGCGCGGGCACGGTGTCACGCCAAACCGTCGCGGCCACGGTGGGCGCGCCGGCCAACGCGGCGGCCTCCACCGGCAGCGTCAACGTTGCCATGCCGGGCGCGCGCACTTCGAGCTCGTTGCCGAAAAGGGCCGGCTGAACGCGTGCAAGCGTTGCGTGGGTACGTTGGGTGACGAAGCATCCGTGCGCATCGATCACCATCCAGTTGCGATCGTGTTCGAGGCCGTACGGGGTCAGGCGAACGGCGTCGCGCGAGATGCCGCCGCACGATTTGATGGGGTAGATGTGGAGTTGACTGATGGAGGGCATGGACGGCCGACGCTTTTGACGCGGATAACCAAACCGGAATGGTAACACCGCGCCGGCGCGCTCGTGGCCCGGCGATGCGCGTTGCGTATGGCTGCGCTACTGAAGGAACGAGGCTGAGTCGACGCACTCGGCGGCCGCACCGGCCCCGCGGACGGCACACGTCAACGGCTCGTTCGCCACGCGCACGGTAAGGCCCGTCTCCTCGACGAGCCGTTGATCCAGATTCGCCAGCAGCGCGCCGCCGCCCGTCAGCACGATCCCGCTGTCGGCAATGTCGGTGACAAGCTCGGGCGGTGCGTTTTCGAGCGCATTCTTCACGGCGCCGATGACGGTCTTGAGCGGCGCGGCCAGTGCTTCGGCGACGTCGTAGTTCGACAGTTCGATCGTCCGGGGCAAGCCGTCGGCCAGGCTGCGGCCGACCGCGCGCATCCGCTGGTGCGGCCCGTTCGCGGTTGCCGTGCCGATCGTTTTTTTGATGACTTCGGCGGTTTGGTCCCCGAGGATGACCCCGTAGGTACTGCGCACGTGGCCGATGATCGCCGCGTCGAACTGGTCGCCGCCGACGCGCACCGACGTTTGATAGGCGACCCCGCCGAGCGAGACGACACCGACTTCGGTCGTGCCGCCGCCGATATCGACGACCATCGAGCCACGCGCCTCGGCAACCGGCAAGCCCGCCCCCACCGCGGCGGCGAGCGATTCCCCGATCAACGTCACCCGGGCTGCGCCGGCCGCCAGCGCAGCCTCGCGGATCGCACGCCGTTCCACGGCGGTCGCATTGGAGGGTACGCAGATCGTGAACTCGGCGCGGCGCCCAAATAGCGAGCGCAGTTGAGCCATGTCGACGAATTCGCGGAACATGTGCTCGGCCGCGGAAAAATTGGCGATGACGCCGTGCCGCATCGGCCGGACGGCTTCGACGTTGATAGGGGAACGCCCAATCAGTTGTTTGGCTTGATCGCCGACGGCCGTCACCCGGCCCTTCCCCGCATCGGTCGCCTTTTGAAAGCAGACGACCGACGGCTGGTTCAGCACGATGCCCTTTCCGCGCGTGTAGATGAGGGTGTTCGCCGTGCCGAGATCGACCGCCACGCCTTGTGGGAACAGTCGATTGAAGAATGCATGATGCGACATCGTTGACTCTCTCATGGATGACAACAACGCATGCGTCCCGTGGCAACGGGCGAGGCGCCCGTTGGGCTCATTGCGGACAGCGCGGTCGGGCCGATGACCCCATTACGGCAGCGTTTCGCGCAACTTTAGGGGTCGGTTGCCCTTTTCTCGTTGTGCATCGCGGCAGAATATGATCGGCCGATCGATTCCCCTCGCGCATTCGTCGATCCTGCACGGACATGCATTCTTTGCGACGGAACGCGCGTGACGCGGCTACGCGTGGCATCCTTCTCGCTGGCACCCGTTCCCGTTCCGCTGGGCTCTTCCATTCTCTTCATGCGCACCACGATTCGTCGGCTGCTTCTGTTGTTTTGCGCGCTGCGCTACGGCGCGCGACTGCTGTGGGCCGCGGCACCGCAAAAGCACAAACTGCACTGGATCGCGAGCCTGGCAGCGCGCCTTCATACGTCCTCGGGCGCACGAGACGCGCTGCATCGAGCCCTCCCGCAATTGGGGCCGCTCGCCAGCGCCTTAGCGGCGCAATCCATGCAGAATCCGGAGGCGCTTGCCCGGTCGCTGCACGATGCATTCGCCCTGTTGGCCCGCACCGAGACCGCGCTCGCGGCGCCGCTTCCGCCGCAAGAGGCCGTCCTCGCCTTGCATGCCGCCCTGGGGCGCACGCACGAATCCGCGTTCGCGTCGATCGACTCGGTTGCGCTCGAAAGCAGCATCGCCGAGCAAGTTCACGCCGCGCGGCTGCGCGTGCCGGAAAGCACGACACGGCGCGAAGGCGGCTACGTCGACGTCGTCGTCAAGCTGCTGCGGGTCAAGGAAGTCCAACAGATCGGCGACGACATCGCCGTGCTGGGCTGGGTGGCGCGCGTGCTCGAACGCTGCCTGCCCAAGGCGCGCGAGTTGCGGTTGCGCGCGTTGGTGCAAGCGCTCGCGGCCGAAGTGCAGCGACGTTTCGATCTGCGAGCGGAAGCGTCGAATTTGTCGCAGACGGGGCAGCACTTCAGCGAAGACGCGCGCGTCGTCGTCCCCGAGGTGGTGTGGGCACTGAGCACCGATCAGGCACTCGTCATCGAGCGCATCGACACGCTCGGCGTGACCGACCTCGAAGGGCTGCGCCGGCACGGCGTCGACCTGGAAGCATTGGCCGAGCGCATCGTCGAAGTCGTCGTCGAGCAAGCATTCACGCACGGTTTCTTTCATGCGGCGCTGGATGCCGAGCGTCTACGTGTCAGCATCGAGCCTCGAACCCTCGGCCGGCTCGTGTTCGGCGACTGCAAGATCATGACGACCCTGACAGAAGCTGAACGCGAATTCTTCGTCCACGGAGCCAGTGCGTTGTTCGAGCAAAATTATGGACGACTCGCGACCATGCATCGCGAGGTGGGCCACGTCGCCACGAATACCCGCGACGAGGTGCTCGAGGCGGAGTTGCGCATGCGCGCCGAACCCCACTTCGCAGCACCGAGCGACCAGCGCTCCCCCGGCGCGCTGCTGCAGCACATGCTCAGCGCGGTCGAACCGTTCGACGGCAAGATTTCACCCACGCTCGAACTCGCTCATCAGGCCTTGGTTCGAGCAGAATCGCTCGCTCGCACCTTGGCGCCGACCATCGACATCTGGAGCGTCGTCAAAGGCACGCTGAAAGCGCTGGCACGCGAAGACGTGGGCCACCGCGGCTGGATCAAGCGGCTCGCGCGCGAATTGCCGCACCTGGCGGTCATGCCGCGCTTACCCACCCTCGTCATGCAACGGCTACAGCATGCCTATGACGTGCACGAGCGGCGCGATTCGATCGCATGGGCCGCCGAGCTGCGCAGCGAGCAGCGACGGACACGACGTCTGCTTTGGACCTGCGCCGTCGGCGGAGCGTTGCTTGGCGCAAGTGCGATCTGGCTCGCGCTACAGCCGTAGATAGGCCGCAGGCGTGCCGTCGCGCCTTCAGTCATGGCGCTGCCGGCCAGGGGTCGGCGCCGCGGTGCAGCATAGCGCTGGCGTCAATGGGTGTCGACCCAGTTGAGCAGCACCTGCGGAACCATTCCGGCAGCCACTACGATTTGCGGATTGACTCGTCGCAGCAAGCCGCCGGCGACCAGTTTCGGCTGCGTGATATCGGACTGCTCTACCTCCGCGCCCCTCGACGGCGGGCTGAGCCACGTCAATCCGTTACGACGCACCCTCTCGCCCAGACCATGATTGCGCGCATATTCGTCCTCGTACGCGTGCCGGAAACCCCGCGCGAACGTCGCGTCGGAGAAGACCATCCCCGAGAGCAACACGGCCGATATCGGATCGCCCGACACCGCGGCCCCTACCGCCGCCAGCGCATTGGCCACACCGAACGGCGCCGACGCCACACTGGCACCGAGCATCTGGAACTCGGTCAGGCGCCGATCGAGCGGCAGCCTGAACGCCCGTCCGCCATCCGGGCGAATCAGCGGGTGGGTCAAGTCCTGGCCCTGCAACGCTTTGCGCAGCGCCGATTGCTGATCGTTGCCCGGCTGGAAGTCGCGCAACGGCTCGCCGTCAGCGGGCACGGTCGGATCCAAATTGCGCTTGGCGCCGATCCTGCGGAGGGTGTTCTCCAGCCGCGAGCCACCGTTGCCGAGCAAATGGACAGGAACGAACGCCAGCGTGGAAAGGTCTCCTACCCACGTAGCCGCCTCGTGCAATGAACTGACCGGGTCGGTCAACAGGACGTCCGGTGCGAGCCAGATGCTGGCTCCCGCAATATCGCTCGGCCCATAGCTCAGTCCCCACAGGACCCGTCGCGCGCGTTCGATCACGCTATTGGGCGAAAACATGCGGCTGTTCGCGAGTTCGTCGAGCCGTTGATAGGCATCGACATCCTCGGGCAAGGCACGCAGCGTATCCGCGAGCAACTGCATCTCGGCGCGGTCCTCTCGCGTGAACCCGCGCAGGAAGCCGCGCACTCCGCCGGTACGGCGCTGCAACCGATCGAGTGCGGGGCTCGGCGTCACCGGCGACGTGTTCGGCTCCGCCGCCTCATCGCCGGCTGGCGAAGCGGTCGGCTGCAACGGCGTTTTGCGTTCCAACCGTTCCCCGCGCTCGGCCGCCACGACATCGACGAGATTCGCCAAGCGAATCTCCATGACAGCCTTTTGCGCATTGATCCACGCACGCACACCGAACATCGTGCGCCCCGTTTTCGTCATCATTTCGATCGTGTCGACATGCGACAAGCCTAGGCCATGCCGCATGCTCAGATAGGTGGCGACGGCGGTGCCGGTGATCTTGCCGAGACTGCCTACCGCGGCAAGCCGCTTGTAGCGCACGGGCATGCCGGTAACAGGCGGCGGCCCGTACAGTTCGCCCGGCTCGACCCGATACTTGGCCGAAGGGTTTGCTACCGTCTCGTGGTAAAGATTGCCGTGCTCGTCGACGACCATCGCGGCTCGTTCGATCAACTCGCTGGGAATCACGTTCCTGCGAATCTGCGCCCGCATCTCCTTCGCCGGCGCGACGAGCCGGAACATGCTGATGTCTGCGTCGGGATTGCTTTGCAACAGTTCGATCGCATATTCCTTCGCGCTTTCAAGCGTCGTGAACACACGCGTGCTCGAATCCAGTCGCAGATCCTGGCCGTTTGCACCGATCGTTTGATGCGGCATTTGGCTGGGTGAGACGGCATAACGCACCGTATCGCGCCTCGGGCCACTGGCGAAGCGATGCCCTTCGCGCCGCTGCTTCGGTGTGAGCGCGCCAAAGCGAGTCTTCAATGGCGTGTGATCGGACACGAACCGTGGGCCTGCCCGAAAGGCCGCCATACCTTCCGCGTCGTGATCGGATGTCTCGAACGGCTGCGTCCCGGCGCCGCGCCGCGCGTCGCGAACGCGTGCGGGGAGCGATTCGAGCGCACCGTCCTCAGGTCCCACGTGCGCGGTTTGCGGCGTGGCGGGCGGCTGTGGCACGCCGACGGCCAATCGCGCCTCGGACGACGCGTGCGGCGGAATATCGGCCCGGTGGACCCTGACGTCCGGGCGCGGCCTGTTGGCCTCGTCGCCGAGCAGCAAGGCCGGCAACGGACTTCCCGGCTCGACCGACACTCGGGTATTGAACAGCGCGTTGAGGAACTTGACTGCGCGAGGATCGGTTCCCGGCGCCACCTCGATCACTTCGTAGTTCCGCTCCGCGTTCCATTGCGCCTGATTGCCCGGCGGCTGCTCGCCGAATTCGACCTCGCGATGCGGCTGCGCATCGCCGAACGAGCGTTTCAGCAGCGCGCGCCGAAGCATGACTTCGGTGTCGTTCAACGTGACCTCGACTTTGCGTTCGGGATCGATCGGCTCGAGCACGCGGGGATCGTAGTACCCCACTTCGACGGCTGCACCCTGGATCGGTGCGGGCCTACCCGTCCTCTCCACGAACCGCGAGATCGCTTCTTCGAGCTTGACGGTGCTGCGCTTGTGCGCACCGTGCACTGCTTCCTCGTTCCTCAACCCGAACGCGGCCGCGTACTCGCCATTGGTCAGCACGCCAGCCAGGAATTCGACGATCGACTCGCTGTTCCAGTCGGCGATGTCTTCATAGCGAATGCTGCGCTCTGCCGGTGTGTTGAAAGGGCTCCGGTCGGGGTACGACAGCACATCGATCTTCACAAGGCTCGGGTTCGGCCCGAGATGGCTCAGGAAATCCACCGTCTGAGCCACGCGCAATTCACCGAACCGTGCCGCGTCCAGGTCTTCTTTCCCGGTCGCGGCCATCGTGGGGCGCTGAACGCCCGTTTTGCTCGTGAACACCGTGCCGCCATTGGAGGACGTAATGCAAACCAGATGAACCTCGATGCCGAGCCTGAGCATCGTCTCGATCGCCTTCGCATAAATCGTCTCGTCATCCGGGTGCGCATGCACGAGCAGCACTTTTTTGAACGACTTTCCCGGCAGATGCTCGTCCAGCAACGCCTGAACCGCGGGATGAACGGCGGATTCGTTTGCGTCGTGCGCTTGCGGGCCAGGCAGCGGCAGATGCGCCTTCGGAACCCAAAGTCCCGACGGACGCAATGCGAGATCACGCTGCGCCAACGCATCCGGCTGCACCAGACGCGCAGTCGATGCCTTGAATCGCGTATCGCTCGATGCTGCATCGCTCGACGGCGATCCTGGCCTCAGTGACACGGCTCTAGTGCCGGCCGTGCGAGTGGGCGCGGCCCGCAACGCCTCCGGAATGGGGCGACGCGCGAGGCCTCGCGCGCTCGAATCGACTCTCGCTTCCGAGTCACCGGAAGCCGAAGCAAAACCATCGCCCGGCGCAACACGGGGCGTCCTGCGAGCGGCGGCGGTCAGGCCGTCCAGCACGCTACCGCTGCTCGGCGGGGTAGTCGCGGGTTGCACTGCGATTGCGCTTCGGGGCGCAACGTGGAGTTCATGAATGGATACGGCATCCCCACGCTCGATACGATCGCCCATCGGTCCCTCGGTCGGAATTGAATTGCATTGCGTTGCATCTAACGCTCAATTCTGAGAACCGTAAGAAACCGTGTCCTCCAAGCAATGCTGCTTAGCAATCAACGAGAACCTGAGACTCCTTGCGGGACAGAGCCGCGCGCGGCGACACACGCTGCTCGCGAGCGCTCGTCACTTCGCTGTGTAGGTCACGACTTCGCTATCGAATCGAATGCGTGCGGCAATGGGCTCGCCGCGGGACACGAGCGAACTCAGTCCGCCGTGTCTTCGTTACCTCGCATCCGCGCGCGAATCGCCGGCCGCGGCTGCGGCGACCACGACGGCCGCACCTTCGCCCCCGAATCGATGACGACCAAGTAGCGACCCGCCCACGGCGTGACCGCGCGATCTGGATGAAGCACCCAGAGCGAGATGCCCGCATCGGCCATGGCCTGATAATCGGCATCGAGAATGCCGTGGTGGTCTAGAAAGCGATCGAGCGAACCGGGGATACGCACACAACCCTTCGAGTGGCGAATGCCGAGCAGTGGCTCGAGCTTGTCCGGGTCGGTCGCATGCATTTGAAAGCGCATCGACGAAATCCCGCCCTTGCCCCATCCGCGCTGCGCGTCGATCCACCCGAAATCGAAAATCCTCATGTCGCGCGCGCCATAGCCACGAATGCGGTTCTCATTGAGCGTCCCCTCGGCGCGAAAGTCCATGTTCTGGGGCGTGTGCTCGAAGACGCCGAGCGGCGTGATGAAATGGTCGTAGCGGCCCGGCCAGCCTGTGGACACCGGCGAAGCGCCGATCAGGGTCCAGGGGCCGGCCGGATCGCCGCGGAAATAGATGAACAACGCTTGGACATTCGGATTGCGATCAACGAGCACGACGTATTGCCGAGCCAACGCATCGAGCCCCTTCGCAGCCAAGGCCGCCTGCAGGCGTTGCGCATAGGCGCGTTGATATGCGAGCGGTACGGTCAAGCGTCGAGTCACATCGCGTTTGAATTGGTTGCCGAGTTTGAGCGCATCGCGGGGGTCGAGATGCGCAGCGACATCGGCGGCTTGCTTGGCGGCCGTCGCTACCGATGCGGATGCAGCGGCTGCGGCGGAAGCGGCCGACGCGGCTGAAACAGCCGATGCCGCAGATTCCGTCGCTGCGGCCGACGCAGCGGGCGCAGTCCCTATTGCCGCGGCCGAAGCCGATGAACCCGGCGCGGTCGGCTCCGCACCTGCACTCCGCGCTGGCGATGAAGCACCCGAAGCCGCCGAGGCGCCGATGGCTGGCGCAGCCGTAGCAATCGTCGAGCATGCGGCGGCAGCCCAACAAGCCAAGCGCACGAGCTGTACCGCCCTGCCCCAAAAAACGTCGATTCGTCGAATCAATTTGGAATTGATTTGCTGTCGCTTATCGGATGCTGTGTTGCCATGATGGGTGGAAATTTTTGCTTCGCTCATCAACTAGTCGCCGTAGAAAGTGCTTGCCTAATTGCGTTGAAGCAAAACCCGCGCCTATGCCACGCAGAACGAGAGGCCCACGTATCCCGCGCACAACGAAAAGCGGCAGCGCCGCTCGACACTGCCGCCCATTTGAGAGGCGCTGCTGCCTTCCGGCCGAATGCTGCCGTTTATGCCCGACGCCGCTGCTGCAGGACCCGCACGCGCGCC is a window encoding:
- a CDS encoding amylo-alpha-1,6-glucosidase; amino-acid sequence: MLDTEALNDTPTQTGAPLHGDQAGAFIAPEHPYIARTSQYVLKSGDTFVVNDPLGDINGLDDGLFVNDTRMLSQLRLTFGGRAPSLLSGNVSNDNASFTAHLTNNPLPPLGGEGTPEGVIHVERLRVLSGTVLYEAITLTNYGFTDAVVPLSISFASDFKDMFEVRGLKRAQHGTTETPQVGRDDVRLAYVGLDHVLRRVDIAFAPAPNQLFADRADYTVELPAHACVSVYLSVAAHAHAVSTEGGAELSRVQVALPPHSSHPAHLTQIDAVRPRVGRAAVRAALANAHLSMRERRRATARLRSSNPLFNAWLDRSFADLSLLTTDLPTGPYPYAGIPWFSTPFGRDAVVTSLQTLWLQPWLARGVLRFLAEHQAREDSKFRDAATGKIMHEMRKSEMAATGEVPFALYYGGVDTTPLFIVLAGAYAARTGDHALIGELWPALERAAQWVSTVCDKNPHGLLDYRCESDRGLANQGWKDSHDSVFHADGRMPEGPIALVEVQAYACAAFDTMAEFATQRGLSEDAARYAARAVALRERVEALFWMPELDFYGIALDGHGELCRVPASNAGHLLAFGLPTRARGEAVARQLQSTLFHTGWGVRTLAAGQARFNPMAYHNGSVWPHDNALCARGFARYGDKQAAVHLLQALFEAAVSFDMRLPELFCGFTRQRGEPPTAYPVACLPQAWAAGAPFMMLEACLGVTVDAVRGEVRIDRPALPEGIDWLELRDLRVGEGSVSITFRRVGEKVVPSADDGNVRVVAML
- a CDS encoding alpha/beta fold hydrolase; this encodes MPYIERGDGPLVLFVHGSLCDYRYWQPQLAGLSARYRCVAVSLTHYWPLAGLPRTVPFSWSKHADEIAQFLEKLDGGPAHVVAHSRGGAVAFQFAVRHPQHLRTLTLADPGGPLSSLGQARAVLPDTVNPLRARAAQWVERGDPEAGLQLFVDSVSRVGSWAKSTQAFRTMALDNALTLPLQFQDPLPAYTREAAWSLRCPTMLIDGEKSPDLFRRNVDMLEGWLPDVRRHTIRGASHGMNLAHPSAFNRHVDEFLSDSE
- a CDS encoding MOSC domain-containing protein, coding for MPSISQLHIYPIKSCGGISRDAVRLTPYGLEHDRNWMVIDAHGCFVTQRTHATLARVQPALFGNELEVRAPGMATLTLPVEAAALAGAPTVAATVWRDTVPALDAGDEAARWFSDFLGASVRLVRFNPGFERTASRTWTGDVEAKVRFADGYPLLVLGEASLGDLNARLTGKGIDPIPMNRFRPNLVLAGIEAYEEDYTDALRVEAADGNVELRIVKPCTRCPMPTIDQARGAPDPRWPNEPTDTMSPYRSDSRVDGAVTFGQNAIVIGGAGDTLAVGQSVDAELRFDA
- a CDS encoding rod shape-determining protein; its protein translation is MSHHAFFNRLFPQGVAVDLGTANTLIYTRGKGIVLNQPSVVCFQKATDAGKGRVTAVGDQAKQLIGRSPINVEAVRPMRHGVIANFSAAEHMFREFVDMAQLRSLFGRRAEFTICVPSNATAVERRAIREAALAAGAARVTLIGESLAAAVGAGLPVAEARGSMVVDIGGGTTEVGVVSLGGVAYQTSVRVGGDQFDAAIIGHVRSTYGVILGDQTAEVIKKTIGTATANGPHQRMRAVGRSLADGLPRTIELSNYDVAEALAAPLKTVIGAVKNALENAPPELVTDIADSGIVLTGGGALLANLDQRLVEETGLTVRVANEPLTCAVRGAGAAAECVDSASFLQ
- a CDS encoding ABC1 kinase family protein, whose amino-acid sequence is MRTTIRRLLLLFCALRYGARLLWAAAPQKHKLHWIASLAARLHTSSGARDALHRALPQLGPLASALAAQSMQNPEALARSLHDAFALLARTETALAAPLPPQEAVLALHAALGRTHESAFASIDSVALESSIAEQVHAARLRVPESTTRREGGYVDVVVKLLRVKEVQQIGDDIAVLGWVARVLERCLPKARELRLRALVQALAAEVQRRFDLRAEASNLSQTGQHFSEDARVVVPEVVWALSTDQALVIERIDTLGVTDLEGLRRHGVDLEALAERIVEVVVEQAFTHGFFHAALDAERLRVSIEPRTLGRLVFGDCKIMTTLTEAEREFFVHGASALFEQNYGRLATMHREVGHVATNTRDEVLEAELRMRAEPHFAAPSDQRSPGALLQHMLSAVEPFDGKISPTLELAHQALVRAESLARTLAPTIDIWSVVKGTLKALAREDVGHRGWIKRLARELPHLAVMPRLPTLVMQRLQHAYDVHERRDSIAWAAELRSEQRRTRRLLWTCAVGGALLGASAIWLALQP
- a CDS encoding PIG-L family deacetylase is translated as MSLRPGSPSSDAASSDTRFKASTARLVQPDALAQRDLALRPSGLWVPKAHLPLPGPQAHDANESAVHPAVQALLDEHLPGKSFKKVLLVHAHPDDETIYAKAIETMLRLGIEVHLVCITSSNGGTVFTSKTGVQRPTMAATGKEDLDAARFGELRVAQTVDFLSHLGPNPSLVKIDVLSYPDRSPFNTPAERSIRYEDIADWNSESIVEFLAGVLTNGEYAAAFGLRNEEAVHGAHKRSTVKLEEAISRFVERTGRPAPIQGAAVEVGYYDPRVLEPIDPERKVEVTLNDTEVMLRRALLKRSFGDAQPHREVEFGEQPPGNQAQWNAERNYEVIEVAPGTDPRAVKFLNALFNTRVSVEPGSPLPALLLGDEANRPRPDVRVHRADIPPHASSEARLAVGVPQPPATPQTAHVGPEDGALESLPARVRDARRGAGTQPFETSDHDAEGMAAFRAGPRFVSDHTPLKTRFGALTPKQRREGHRFASGPRRDTVRYAVSPSQMPHQTIGANGQDLRLDSSTRVFTTLESAKEYAIELLQSNPDADISMFRLVAPAKEMRAQIRRNVIPSELIERAAMVVDEHGNLYHETVANPSAKYRVEPGELYGPPPVTGMPVRYKRLAAVGSLGKITGTAVATYLSMRHGLGLSHVDTIEMMTKTGRTMFGVRAWINAQKAVMEIRLANLVDVVAAERGERLERKTPLQPTASPAGDEAAEPNTSPVTPSPALDRLQRRTGGVRGFLRGFTREDRAEMQLLADTLRALPEDVDAYQRLDELANSRMFSPNSVIERARRVLWGLSYGPSDIAGASIWLAPDVLLTDPVSSLHEAATWVGDLSTLAFVPVHLLGNGGSRLENTLRRIGAKRNLDPTVPADGEPLRDFQPGNDQQSALRKALQGQDLTHPLIRPDGGRAFRLPLDRRLTEFQMLGASVASAPFGVANALAAVGAAVSGDPISAVLLSGMVFSDATFARGFRHAYEDEYARNHGLGERVRRNGLTWLSPPSRGAEVEQSDITQPKLVAGGLLRRVNPQIVVAAGMVPQVLLNWVDTH